A window of Bufo gargarizans isolate SCDJY-AF-19 chromosome 9, ASM1485885v1, whole genome shotgun sequence contains these coding sequences:
- the GDI1 gene encoding rab GDP dissociation inhibitor alpha yields MDEEYDVIVLGTGLTECILSGIMSVNGKKVLHMDRNPYYGGESSSITPLEELYKRFEIPDGPPESMGRGRDWNVDLIPKFLMANGQLVKMLLYTEVTRYLDFKVVEGSFVYKGGKIYKVPSTETEALASNLMGMFEKRRFRKFLVFVANFDENDSKTFEGVDPKSTTMRDVYKKFDLGQDVIDFTGHALALYRTDDYLDQPCLETINRIKLYSESLARYGKSPYLYPLYGLGELPQGFARLSAIYGGTYMLNKCVDEIVMEKGKVVGVKSEGEVARCKQLICDPSYVSDRVRKAGQVIRVICVLSHPIKNTNDANSCQIIIPQNQVNRKSDIYVCMISYAHNVAAQGKYIAIVSTTVETTEPEKEIEPALELLEPIDQKFVAISDLYEPTEDGSESQVFCSCSYDATTHFETTCNDIKDIYKRMTGTDFDFENMKRKQNDVYGEEDQ; encoded by the exons ATGGATGAGGAGTACGATGTCATCGTCCTGGGCACCGGCCTGACA GAATGTATTTTGTCCGGCATCATGTCTGTTAATGGAAAGAAAGTTCTGCACATGGACAGGAACCCGTACTATGGAGGAGAGAGCTCCTCAATCACCCCACTGGAGGAG CTCTACAAAAGGTTTGAGATCCCAGATGGACCTCCCGAGAGCATGGGCAGGGGACGTGACTGGAATGTGGATCTGATCCCTAAATTTCTTATGGCTAATG GCCAGCTGGTGAAGATGCTGCTGTACACTGAGGTCACTCGCTACCTGGACTTCAAAGTCGTTGAAGGAAGCTTCGTGTACAAAGGAGGGAAGATCTACAAGGTCCCATCCACCGAAACCGAGGCCCTGGCCTCCA ACCTCATGGGGATGTTTGAGAAACGCCGCTTCCGCAAGTTTCTGGTCTTCGTGGCCAACTTCGACGAGAACGACTCGAAGACGTTCGAAGGGGTAGATCCGAAAAGCACCACCATGCGAGATGTGTACAAGAAATTCGACTTAGGGCAGGATGTCATTGACTTCACAGGCCACGCTCTGGCGCTCTATAGAACCGACGA TTATCTGGATCAGCCATGCCTGGAAACCATCAATCGCATCAAGCTGTACAGCGAATCCCTGGCAAGATACGGAAAGAGCCCCTATCTGTACCCTCTGTATGGACTGGGTGAGCTGCCTCAAGGATTTGCCAG GCTCAGTGCCATCTACGGCGGGACGTACATGTTAAACAAGTGCGTGGACGAGATTGTGATGGAGAAAGGAAAAGTCGTTGGAGTAAAGTCAGAAGGGGAG GTGGCGCGTTGCAAGCAGCTGATCTGTGACCCCAGCTATGTTTCCGACCGAGTGCGCAAGGCTGGTCAGGTGATCCGCGTCATCTGCGTCCTCAGCCATCCCATCAAGAACACCAATGATGCCAACTCTTGCCAAATTATCATCCCACAGAACCAGGTCAACAGGAAATCTG ATATTTATGTCTGCATGATTTCGTATGCACACAACGTGGCGGCACAAGGGAAATACATTGCTATCGTCAGCACCACGGTAGAGACAACTGAGCCCGAGAAGGAGATTGAACCGGCACTGGAGCTCTTGGAGCCTATAGATCAGAA ATTTGTTGCTATTAGCGATCTGTATGAACCCACTGAAGATGGCTCCGAAAGTCAG GTGTTCTGCTCCTGTTCCTACGACGCCACCACGCACTTCGAGACCACGTGCAACGACATCAAAGACATCTACAAGAGAATGACCGGAACAGACTTTGATTTCGAGAATATGAAGCGCAAGCAAAACGACGTTTACGGGGAAGAAGACCAGTGA